One Candidatus Brocadia sp. genomic window, GAGCCCAATTTTGAAGACCCATGAATCGTAATGCATCCTCTATCCTATCTGTCCTTTCAGACCTGGGTATCCGATAGAGTTTTGCAGAAAGCATCAAATTTTCTCGCCCTGTTAGCGCTCCATCCGCAGAGACCATCTGGGGGACATATCCAATGTTTTTTCGTACCCTTTCCGATTGCTTTTGTATATCGAAACCGGCGACTATGGCGCTTCCGGTGGTCGGCTCAAGAAGCGTGGTCAACATTTTAATGGTCGTGGTCTTGCCCGCACCATTGGGACCCAGAAGACCGAAAATCTGTCCTTGACGGATCGACAGGCTTAGTTTATCAACGGCAGTGCGTTCTCCAAAGTTTCTTGTGAGGTTAAATGTTTGAATTGAAAACCGGGATGCTTCGCTTCCCATAAGCTTGTCCCTTACTTAGATTCTTTATAGATCAGTTCTTTGAAATTATATCAATAAGACCGTTTAAAAGTCTCCCTAATTATTTAAAAAGATAATATTCCATAATAAAATCATCAACGCAAAATCCTGTTACAATACGTTTAAGCGCAAAAATAATTTCTTTAAGGAGGGGTAAAGTGAGCCTGCATGATGAGATGCCTTGTATCTAACGGGTGTTGAAGCAGTCGTTACAACAAATTTTCCAACATCAAAATCCCTGTTGGGACGCCATGATTATAAAATTTTCAAAAAGAATAAACAGTATGACAATTTAGGTTTTCTCAAGGCCCTGATTCCGATGAAAAAGAGGCATCGGGCAAATTATCCCGGCATGGAGGCGGGGCGAGCTATATAAATGTCGGATTTCCTACCGGAGAGGCTTTATGCTTGCCATCGTTGTACCGACGGCGCTGGTTGTTTCACGGTTATGCTATGCGGAGGTCATCCGGAAAACGGTAAAAAGATATTCAATAAATACTGCGTGAAGTGCCATAGGGAGGATGGGAAAAGGCTCCAGGTACGGGAGCAACCTCGATCAAAAACATGTGAGGGACTTAAAGACTGACAGGCTTTTTTCCCTGGATAAGGAGCATTTCATAATAATAAATTATGGGGCGTCCTGGCGCGAGATGTCTAACTGGCAATGAGGAAACAAAAGATGTCGCGGGGTCATGTCCGCACACTGAAATATGCCCCTGATTTGAAAAAGGGGAAAGATTGTTTAAGGAAATGTGCGCTTTATGCCATGCCGCTGATGGCGCTGTTAAAAAGATCTGGAAGTCACCCAATCTTGACAGCTCATTACTGGGACTGTGCGAGATGGCGCGCACGGGTTGCTACGGCGCCCACGGAACGCTTATATACCCAAGGAAAAGCCTCCTCCGTCTCCTGCTTTCTTTTTCTCAAAGATCCTAACCTGGTTCCTGCCTTCTTTCTTTGCCTCATAGAGAGACCTGTCTGCTTCGACAATCAGTTCAGACTGGGATTCATTTCTTCTGGGAACAGTTGAGGCGACCCCAAGGCTTATGGTTACATAGTTCAGAACCTTAGAATTCCTGTGAGGAATTCCAAGAACTGCCACATTCATACGCATGGCCTCTGCAATTGAAACGGCTCCTTTTAAATTGGTTTCCGGCAGGACAACGGCGAACTCTTCTCCCCCGTACCTGGCGACCATGTCAGCGGGTCGTTTCAATGTCTCTTTCAGCGCCGATGCAACTCTTCTGAGACAATCATCGCCTGCCAGATGACCGTAAGTGTCGTTATATGCTTTGAAATAATCTACATCAGCGAAGATCAGCGAAAGTGAAAAACCGTCCCTGACAGCTCTAAGCCATTCATGTTCAATAATTTTATCAAAATAGCGCCGGTTGGCTATCCCGGTGAGTCCGTCTGTCATTGAAATGCGTTCCAATGCCTTATTGGCCGTTTCAAGCTCTCTTGTCATTTCTTCCAGTTCCTTTTCACGGGCCTTTCTCTGATCCATTTCATCCTTAAGCTTCCTGATAGAGTTGACCCTTGCCAGCAGTTCCACCTCTTTTACCGGTTTTGTAATGTAATCAACGGCACCAGCGCAGAACGCCCAGTGAATCTTTTCTTCATCGGAATATGCTGAGACCATGACAATTGGTATATCCTTAAGGTGCGCTTCTTCTTTGATCTTGAAACAGGCTTCGATTCCGTTTATTTTCGGCATACAAATATCCATGAGAATCAGATCAATGTCGGTATGCTGGCTGTCTAAAATGCCGAAGGCCTCATTGGCAGAGCTGGCGATCAGGATGTTTTTGTACCCAGCTTTTCTTAATATCCTCTCAGTAAGTGTGAGTTCATCCTGGGAGTCATCAACGATAAGGATACCCATGTCAGTCCTTTCAGTTGAAATAGGCTATTGTATAAATATACGTTTTTAAGGGACAATGTCGCAATCAAAATATGTTTAATATGCTGGGAGTTGTATGAGAGATTGTTATCGCCACCCATGAGAATCATAATTTCCCTCCCCATCCAGCGGAGCAGGTAGCCGCGGCGTAGCTGGCTCCACAGGGCGCGGACAAGCATGCCTCTTGTGTGTGCCCGTTCACGTTCTACTCAGTGTAAATTCCCAGTTGCAATGAGTCAAAGAAAAAATATGCTTGCGAAGCGAAATGAAGCAACGGAATTTCGGCTACCGTCTTCTTCAGC contains:
- a CDS encoding diguanylate cyclase; this encodes MGILIVDDSQDELTLTERILRKAGYKNILIASSANEAFGILDSQHTDIDLILMDICMPKINGIEACFKIKEEAHLKDIPIVMVSAYSDEEKIHWAFCAGAVDYITKPVKEVELLARVNSIRKLKDEMDQRKAREKELEEMTRELETANKALERISMTDGLTGIANRRYFDKIIEHEWLRAVRDGFSLSLIFADVDYFKAYNDTYGHLAGDDCLRRVASALKETLKRPADMVARYGGEEFAVVLPETNLKGAVSIAEAMRMNVAVLGIPHRNSKVLNYVTISLGVASTVPRRNESQSELIVEADRSLYEAKKEGRNQVRIFEKKKAGDGGGFSLGI
- a CDS encoding c-type cytochrome; protein product: MSDFLPERLYACHRCTDGAGCFTVMLCGGHPENGKKIFNKYCVKCHREDGKRLQVREQPRSKTCEGLKD